From the genome of candidate division TA06 bacterium B3_TA06:
CGAATCCGGTGGCGACCACGATGGCACCAACGCTTATCTCCTCTATCCAGTCTTTGAGGTCGTGGGCGATAGCGTCGGGCTCGCAGGCAGCCTCGCACAGCCGGCATTCGGAGCACCCGCCGCAGTGGATGCAGCGCTTGGCCTGCTCAATGATCTCTTCTTCCGAGTAGCCGAGCTCAACCTCGTTGAAGTTGGAGATTCTGTCCGCCACTTCGAGCTCAGGCATGGGTTTAAGGGGTGAGGGATAAGCGAGGTCTTTATCACCCACCAGGTCGCTCTTACGTGAGAGTTCGTTGGCACGATCAAGGGTGAAGTCCTTGCCTTCAAGCATCAGGTTGATGGAGCGTGCCGCCTTTCTGCCCGCGCCCGCCGCATCTATGAAGGTGGCCGGGCCGGTAACGCAGTCCCCGCCTGAAAAGACTTTCGGATTCGAGGTAGCGAGGGTCTCATCATCCACAGCGATGGTTCCCCATGGGGTAAGCTCGATCTTGTCTTCCTCGGTGATGAAGGATAGATCCGGCTTCTCGCCGATGGCCAAAAAGACATTGTCAAACTCCAAGACCTCTTCCGAACCCTCGATGGGTATGGGCCTGCGGCGGCCTGAGGAGTCCAGTTCGCCCAGCTTCATGCCGATGACTTCGACAGCCTTGAGCTTACCGCCCGAGCCGATGAACTTTGTCGGGTTGGTGAGCAGCATGAACCTGATGCCCTCCTCTTTTGCGGCCTTGACCTCCTCGGCGATGGCAGGCATCTCCTTCTCTGTGCGGCGGTAGAGAACGGTAACATCAGCACCCAACCGGAGAGCTGACCGGGCCGCATCCATTGCCGAGTTGCCGCCGCCAACCACGGCCACCCGCTTACCGATCTCAGGTGTTTCGCCCTTATTTATGCTTGCGAGAAAATCAATTGCTCCACCTACCCCGTCCAGATCCTCACCCGGAATGCCCATCTTACCTTCCTTGTAAGCTCCGACAGCAAGGAACACCGCGTCGTGTGAATCTATGAGTTTCTTTAGTGAGATATCCTCACCGATCCTCGTATTGCCCTTGAACTTCACCCCCAGCTTGAACACCAGTTCGCACTCTTTTGCCAGAATATCCTTGGGCAGGCGGAACGCCGGAATACCGGTCCGTAACATACCTCCCGGTTTATCCTGTGCATCGTAGATAGTAACCTCATGACCGGACTTTCTCAGGTCGACCGCCGCCTGCAGTCCGCCGGGACCGGCACCTACGATAGCGACCTTTTGTCCAGACGGAGACTCAATCTCAATCTCCATACTAGCCTCACCCTTCTCCTTCAACTCCCAGTCCGCGAGCCAGCGCTTGATATGCCTGATGGTTACCGAGTTGGAATCAACCTCCTGCCTTTTGCAAGCCTCTTGGCATGGATGGGTGCAGATGCGTCCGGCCACACCGGCAAACGGGAAGCGGGCTTCGTTACGGATGAGCGAGAGCGCCTGCTCATACTTACCTACGGATATCGCGGCCACGTATCCGTGCGCGTTGAGATGCACCGGGCATGCTGCTCGGCAGGGCGGCTCACCCTGTTTATCTATGGTGAACTTGTTGGGCACGGCCTGTTCAAACGGGCGGTAGGCGGCCTTTCTTAAAGCCAGTCCTTCGTCCCATTCGCTCTTCATGTTAACGGGACAGACCTCGGCACAGTCCGCGCATCCGTTGCACTTGACCCAGTCGATGAAGGGCGAACGGTGTTTGACCTTCACCTCGAAGTTGCCGATGTAGCCTGAGACCTCCTCAACCTCAGAGCAGGCCATGATGTGGATATTTGAATGCTGGGCTGCCTCGGTCATCTTGGGGGTCATGATGCACTGCGGGCAGTCCAGGGTAGGGAAGGTCTCGGAGAGCTGAAGCATCCTGCCGCCGATGGAAGGTGTGCGTTCGACCAGGTAGACGTCGTGTCCGGCATCGGCGATATCCAAAGCGGCCTGGATGCCGGCCACACCGCCGCCTATAATCAGCGCCTTATGAGTAACCGGAATCTGGAACGGCTCGAGCTCCAGGTCGCCGGCAAGCTTGCGCACCGTCTCCCGGACAACAACCATTGCCTTGCGGGTGGCTTCTTCTTTATTATTAAGGTGCGGCCAGGATACCTGCTCCCGGATGTTGGCGACCTCAACCTTGAAGGGATTGAGCCCGGCGCGCTTGGCCAGGTTGCGGAAAGTCTTCTCGTGAAGGGAAGGCGAGCAGTTGGCCACCACGATGCCGTCCAGGTGTTCTTCCTTGATGGTCTCTTCAACCATATCCTGACCAGGCTCAGAGCACAGGTAGATGTAGGACTTGGCATAAACCACCCCGGGAATAGCCTTGGACTCGGAGGCCACACGCTCCACGTCCACCGATTCAGCGATGTTAAGACCGCAGTGGCAGACGAAAACGCCTATCCGGGGTCTCTTCACACTTCTACCTTTTCTTCGAGGAGTTTGAGGACACGGCTGTCCTCTATGCCTAATTCCTTGGGTTCGATGCCCAGCGCCAGTCCAATGAGTTGGGTGAAGTAGAGGACAGGTATTCCCTTGAAACCGTAAACATGCTCTGTCACCTCAGGTTGTCGTGCGCCTACGTTGAACTCGCACAACGGACAGGAAAGCACGATGACATCAGCACCGGCCTTTAAGGCCTCGCTTACAATCCGCTCGGTGCGCTCGAAGACAAGCTCCTTATGACCGATGGTGTGGTAAGAACCGCAGCATTCCAATCTGGACAGCCATGCCACAGGCTCGGCACCGAGAGACGACACAAGGTCCTCCATGACTGTGGGATCTTCAAGGGAGTCCACCCCCGCACCCTCAGGCCGAACCAGCGCGCATCCATAATAAGATGCAACCTTGAGAGCGGTGAGAGGATTGGTGACCTTCGCTTTGAGAGCGTCCCAGCCCACATCGTCGCGCAGGACCTCAAGAAGGTGCCGCACCTGAACATGACCCGAATATTTCAAATCTTCCTTATACATGAAGTCGTTGAGCTCGGAAAGCCTTACCGGGTCAGAGGAGATAAACTCGTTG
Proteins encoded in this window:
- a CDS encoding tRNA uridine 5-carboxymethylaminomethyl modification protein produces the protein MKRPRIGVFVCHCGLNIAESVDVERVASESKAIPGVVYAKSYIYLCSEPGQDMVEETIKEEHLDGIVVANCSPSLHEKTFRNLAKRAGLNPFKVEVANIREQVSWPHLNNKEEATRKAMVVVRETVRKLAGDLELEPFQIPVTHKALIIGGGVAGIQAALDIADAGHDVYLVERTPSIGGRMLQLSETFPTLDCPQCIMTPKMTEAAQHSNIHIMACSEVEEVSGYIGNFEVKVKHRSPFIDWVKCNGCADCAEVCPVNMKSEWDEGLALRKAAYRPFEQAVPNKFTIDKQGEPPCRAACPVHLNAHGYVAAISVGKYEQALSLIRNEARFPFAGVAGRICTHPCQEACKRQEVDSNSVTIRHIKRWLADWELKEKGEASMEIEIESPSGQKVAIVGAGPGGLQAAVDLRKSGHEVTIYDAQDKPGGMLRTGIPAFRLPKDILAKECELVFKLGVKFKGNTRIGEDISLKKLIDSHDAVFLAVGAYKEGKMGIPGEDLDGVGGAIDFLASINKGETPEIGKRVAVVGGGNSAMDAARSALRLGADVTVLYRRTEKEMPAIAEEVKAAKEEGIRFMLLTNPTKFIGSGGKLKAVEVIGMKLGELDSSGRRRPIPIEGSEEVLEFDNVFLAIGEKPDLSFITEEDKIELTPWGTIAVDDETLATSNPKVFSGGDCVTGPATFIDAAGAGRKAARSINLMLEGKDFTLDRANELSRKSDLVGDKDLAYPSPLKPMPELEVADRISNFNEVELGYSEEEIIEQAKRCIHCGGCSECRLCEAACEPDAIAHDLKDWIEEISVGAIVVATGFELMPLSAMPEYGGGRFPNVINALQFERLLCASGPTAGEVRRPSDGKVPKKVAFVHCAGSRDPEHGVAYCSRVCCMYLVKQAMLYKHAVQDGEPYLFYIDIRSNGKRYEEFYARTMEEEHATFIRGKVSRLYEHDGVVTVFAEDTLTGQPIKMDADLVVAAPAMLPSKGATELASKLRLATDEYGWVSEAHPKLRAIETLTAGIFVAGVTQFPKDITDAVSQASGAAGKVLVMFSKETLEREPLIAEVDADICTGCGVCEEICPYDAPKVDPVKRKAYVNEALCEGCGACAAACPSQAVKHRNYTRTQLFAMIDEATRDY
- a CDS encoding heterodisulfide reductase, subunit B, which encodes MKSFAYYPGCTMKTTGKAFEQSAFAIAKVLDIQMREIERWNCCGTVFSLTIDDTMHHMATIRNLVRVEAMGESEVLTLCSMCYNTLKRANEFISSDPVRLSELNDFMYKEDLKYSGHVQVRHLLEVLRDDVGWDALKAKVTNPLTALKVASYYGCALVRPEGAGVDSLEDPTVMEDLVSSLGAEPVAWLSRLECCGSYHTIGHKELVFERTERIVSEALKAGADVIVLSCPLCEFNVGARQPEVTEHVYGFKGIPVLYFTQLIGLALGIEPKELGIEDSRVLKLLEEKVEV